A region from the Bacillus sp. (in: firmicutes) genome encodes:
- a CDS encoding ATP phosphoribosyltransferase regulatory subunit, with the protein MSRILAFEKPNGMKDILPERYERKKQIRSSIERVLHMWGYRFVETPTLEYYETVGVASAIEDHQLFKLLDSSGQPLVLRPDMTTPIARLAASTLSKEPLPLRLGYCAPVFRSPKKEGGALSEFEQIGVEYIGDYSITADGEVVALLVSVLKEISLEKFQVSIGHATLLQELLKGMLPEERLVSSFTQHLVEKNYVAFEKDVESLSVSTETKKRLLNILSLRGKEDVLSTASELLTDKEGSEELEQLSKLWYVLEDYEVSSFVQFDLTLVGEMNYYSGILFEVDAPKIGFPLGNGGRYDFLVEKFGRKLGATGFALRLDYVLEALNVKVQLPVLECVLFLPHKQREAIRFALQKRAEGIPIVLQPIESLDEIKLYSDKYKQIYSFFD; encoded by the coding sequence TTGTCGCGAATTTTAGCTTTTGAAAAACCGAACGGGATGAAAGACATTCTTCCAGAGCGATATGAAAGAAAAAAACAAATTCGATCCAGCATAGAACGCGTCTTGCACATGTGGGGGTATCGATTTGTTGAAACTCCGACATTGGAATATTACGAAACGGTGGGGGTGGCTTCCGCTATTGAAGATCACCAATTATTTAAACTACTCGACTCATCTGGGCAACCGCTTGTATTACGACCTGATATGACCACACCAATTGCCCGCTTAGCTGCTTCGACGTTATCTAAAGAACCACTACCCTTACGCCTCGGCTATTGTGCTCCCGTTTTTCGTTCGCCAAAAAAAGAGGGAGGAGCACTATCGGAATTCGAACAAATAGGTGTGGAGTATATTGGTGATTATTCCATTACTGCTGATGGAGAGGTCGTCGCCTTACTTGTTTCTGTACTAAAAGAAATTAGTTTAGAAAAGTTTCAAGTGTCCATCGGGCATGCCACCTTATTACAGGAGCTTTTAAAAGGAATGCTCCCTGAAGAACGTCTCGTTTCTTCGTTTACTCAGCATTTAGTGGAAAAAAATTATGTCGCATTCGAAAAAGATGTCGAATCGTTATCCGTATCAACGGAAACGAAAAAACGGTTGTTAAACATTTTATCGTTGCGGGGAAAAGAAGACGTGCTTTCTACCGCTTCCGAACTGTTAACCGACAAAGAGGGATCTGAGGAGCTCGAGCAGCTATCAAAGCTTTGGTACGTGTTGGAAGATTATGAAGTGTCCTCTTTTGTTCAATTTGACTTAACGCTTGTTGGGGAAATGAACTATTATTCTGGCATTCTTTTCGAAGTGGATGCACCAAAAATAGGCTTTCCGCTTGGGAACGGTGGCCGGTATGACTTTTTAGTAGAAAAGTTTGGGAGAAAGCTAGGGGCGACGGGCTTTGCTCTAAGACTCGATTACGTTTTAGAAGCGCTTAACGTGAAGGTCCAGCTGCCGGTGCTTGAATGTGTACTGTTTCTGCCACACAAGCAACGGGAAGCAATTCGCTTTGCTCTACAGAAGCGAGCGGAAGGAATTCCTATCGTTTTACAACCGATTGAAAGTTTGGATGAGATAAAACTTTATTCTGACAAATATAAACAGATTTATTCATTTTTTGATTAA
- a CDS encoding phage holin family protein, producing the protein MRWLIGIVVNAIIFIAIAGYFDQFYVASIGAALGASFLLSIINTFVRPILIIFTLPVTILSLGLFLIVINALMLQFTDFLMGDAFEIHGFGMALLATIILTIANILIQKVVIEPFYEKR; encoded by the coding sequence ATGAGATGGTTGATTGGTATTGTCGTTAATGCAATCATTTTTATTGCGATTGCTGGGTATTTTGATCAATTTTATGTAGCAAGCATTGGTGCAGCCTTAGGAGCAAGCTTTCTCCTCTCCATTATTAACACGTTTGTTCGACCGATTTTAATCATTTTCACGCTACCCGTTACGATTTTATCACTAGGGTTATTTTTAATTGTCATCAATGCGCTCATGCTTCAATTTACCGACTTTTTAATGGGGGATGCTTTTGAAATCCATGGCTTTGGCATGGCATTATTAGCGACAATTATCTTGACTATTGCTAATATACTTATTCAAAAAGTCGTCATTGAACCCTTCTATGAAAAAAGGTGA
- a CDS encoding HPr kinase/phosphorylase, with protein MAKVRTKDLIERFDLELVSGEEGIHRPITTSDISRPGLEMAGYFDYYPAERLQLLGKTELSFFEMLSKEERQLRMQKLCTDITPGIIISRDMDVPEELIVASNEHDVPVMKSSMKTTRLSSRLTNYLESKLAPTTAVHGVLVDIYGVGVLITGKSGVGKSETALELVKRGHRLVADDCVEIRQEDGDTLIGSAPELIEHLLEIRGLGIINVMTLFGAGAVKSHKQITLVVHLELWDQNKHYDRLGLEEEKIKIIDTELTKLTIPVRPGRNLAVIIEVAAMNFRLKRMGVNAAQQFTEKLADVIEESGHEDL; from the coding sequence TTGGCTAAAGTTCGGACAAAAGATTTAATTGAGCGTTTCGATTTAGAGCTAGTCAGCGGTGAAGAAGGGATTCATCGCCCGATTACAACTAGCGATATTTCCCGACCAGGGTTAGAAATGGCTGGTTACTTTGATTATTATCCAGCTGAGCGACTACAATTGTTAGGGAAGACAGAATTATCTTTTTTTGAAATGTTGTCCAAAGAAGAACGTCAATTGCGCATGCAAAAGTTATGTACGGATATTACTCCTGGAATTATTATTTCAAGGGATATGGATGTACCGGAAGAATTAATTGTCGCATCGAACGAGCACGACGTACCAGTAATGAAATCTTCGATGAAGACGACGCGTCTATCCAGCCGCCTTACGAATTATTTAGAAAGTAAGCTTGCCCCAACGACCGCTGTTCATGGGGTGTTAGTCGATATTTATGGCGTCGGTGTTCTCATTACTGGAAAAAGCGGAGTTGGGAAAAGTGAAACGGCCTTAGAGTTAGTGAAAAGAGGTCATCGGCTAGTTGCGGACGATTGTGTCGAAATTCGCCAAGAGGACGGAGATACCCTTATTGGTTCAGCCCCCGAGCTGATTGAGCACTTACTCGAAATTCGTGGGCTGGGCATTATTAACGTCATGACCTTGTTTGGTGCAGGAGCGGTTAAAAGTCATAAGCAAATCACCCTCGTTGTTCATTTAGAGTTATGGGATCAAAATAAACATTACGACCGCCTGGGCCTTGAAGAGGAAAAAATAAAAATTATTGATACGGAATTGACGAAATTAACGATTCCGGTTCGACCGGGACGAAACTTAGCGGTCATTATTGAAGTGGCTGCGATGAACTTCCGTTTAAAACGGATGGGCGTCAATGCGGCGCAACAGTTTACCGAAAAATTAGCGGATGTTATTGAGGAAAGCGGACATGAAGATTTATAA
- a CDS encoding DUF4097 domain-containing protein, whose product MKEERKRILEMVESGVLSAAEALTLLEELEKEQQSRQKKEEELLNELIVIEQNEKKEDREDRQFKQAKSKLIDFMNSVLKKIKDFDFDFQLGQSVDVSHVFHHADAYLTEMEFDIANGKIEIIPWDQQDVRLECQGKVYRTENYDEGRTTFLKNTIFSIENGKLRFSTQLKLMKVDTRVYVPPAEYERISVRIFNGPFSMKDVAVGKVKVKTANGKIELNKVAGDEFELETANGHILLHDCQAEKIEAETINGKIEFDGDFSNVDLHSFNGNMKGRLHGDDVKVVSMKGVTGNLELELNRSLKLDGELKTYLGKLGVDIEGKEVLEEKDDVVHKQMRFVKKGHSVTPAYLFMETKTGSITVKEREMTK is encoded by the coding sequence ATGAAAGAAGAGCGGAAACGAATTTTAGAGATGGTAGAAAGCGGGGTGTTGTCCGCAGCGGAAGCATTGACGTTATTAGAAGAGTTGGAAAAGGAACAACAATCGCGTCAGAAAAAAGAGGAAGAGCTGTTGAATGAACTCATCGTGATCGAGCAAAACGAGAAAAAAGAAGACCGTGAAGATCGTCAGTTTAAACAAGCGAAATCGAAACTGATTGATTTTATGAATTCGGTATTGAAAAAAATTAAAGATTTCGACTTTGATTTTCAATTAGGGCAATCGGTCGATGTTTCCCACGTTTTCCATCATGCCGATGCGTACCTTACCGAAATGGAGTTTGATATTGCGAACGGGAAAATCGAAATCATTCCATGGGACCAGCAAGACGTACGACTAGAGTGTCAAGGAAAAGTGTACCGGACGGAAAATTACGACGAAGGACGGACGACGTTTTTAAAGAATACGATTTTTTCCATTGAAAATGGAAAGTTACGCTTTTCGACCCAATTGAAACTTATGAAAGTCGATACACGGGTGTATGTTCCACCAGCGGAGTATGAACGTATCTCTGTTCGAATCTTTAACGGACCGTTTTCGATGAAAGACGTAGCTGTTGGAAAAGTGAAAGTAAAAACCGCGAACGGAAAAATTGAATTGAACAAAGTTGCGGGGGATGAGTTCGAATTAGAAACGGCGAATGGTCATATTCTTCTTCATGATTGTCAAGCGGAGAAAATTGAAGCGGAAACAATTAACGGAAAGATTGAATTTGATGGGGATTTTTCAAATGTGGATCTTCATTCGTTTAATGGAAATATGAAAGGACGGTTACATGGTGATGACGTCAAAGTCGTTAGTATGAAAGGAGTCACAGGTAATTTAGAGCTGGAATTAAACCGTTCCTTAAAATTGGATGGGGAACTGAAAACGTATTTGGGTAAATTAGGGGTAGATATCGAAGGAAAAGAAGTTCTTGAAGAAAAAGATGATGTCGTTCATAAGCAAATGAGGTTTGTGAAAAAAGGTCATTCCGTTACCCCTGCGTATTTGTTTATGGAAACCAAAACAGGTTCGATTACAGTAAAAGAACGAGAAATGACAAAATAA
- the ppaX gene encoding pyrophosphatase PpaX — MSKRITTLLFDLDGTLIDTNELIISSFIHTLNHYYPDQYKREDVLPFMGPPLADTFMKIDSERVDEMIERYRKYNLENHDLLVKEFDGVYETIQALHEQGYKMAIVSTKIRDTVIKGLRLTKLDKFFDVVVGLDDVKHAKPDPEPLQKALQQLGSTPDEALMIGDNSHDILGGKNAGTKTAGVAWSAKGKEYLAQFEPDYILEHIQDLFDILQVSKQ, encoded by the coding sequence ATGAGTAAACGTATTACGACCCTTTTATTCGACTTGGATGGAACGTTAATTGATACGAACGAATTAATAATTTCATCGTTTATACACACGTTAAACCATTACTATCCGGACCAATACAAGCGCGAAGATGTATTGCCATTTATGGGTCCACCGCTTGCGGATACGTTTATGAAAATCGATTCTGAACGCGTAGACGAAATGATCGAACGATATCGGAAATATAATTTAGAAAACCATGACTTGCTCGTGAAAGAGTTTGACGGGGTATATGAAACCATTCAAGCATTACATGAACAGGGATATAAAATGGCAATTGTTTCAACCAAAATTCGTGACACCGTGATAAAAGGACTCCGTTTGACGAAATTGGACAAATTTTTCGATGTGGTCGTCGGTCTTGACGATGTGAAACATGCAAAGCCGGATCCGGAGCCATTACAAAAAGCGTTACAACAACTTGGCTCCACCCCTGACGAAGCGCTCATGATTGGCGACAACTCTCACGATATTTTAGGTGGAAAAAATGCGGGGACGAAGACGGCAGGTGTTGCTTGGTCAGCGAAAGGAAAAGAGTATTTAGCCCAATTTGAACCAGACTATATTCTCGAGCATATTCAAGATTTATTTGATATTTTACAGGTGAGCAAACAATGA
- a CDS encoding prolipoprotein diacylglyceryl transferase has product MINEKEEHTMQPLDPIAFSIGPIEVRWYGVIIGIGIVLGYLLASKEAEKRGLDSDIFADLLIWALPISILTARAYYVIFQWDYYSQYPENIIKIWNGGLAIHGALIGAVVTTIVFARAKHVSFWELMDIAAPSIILAQAIGRWGNFMNQEAYGGEVSRSFLEGLFLPDWIINQMYINGAYHHPTFLYESLWNLAGFTLLLFLRRVTLRRGEVFLTYIIWYSIGRFYIEGMRTDSLMLTDTLRMAQIISIVLVVSAIGLIWYRRFKGYADQRYADKE; this is encoded by the coding sequence ATGATAAATGAAAAGGAGGAACATACAATGCAACCACTTGATCCAATTGCCTTCTCGATTGGACCGATTGAAGTTCGCTGGTATGGAGTTATCATCGGGATTGGCATTGTGCTGGGTTACTTATTAGCATCCAAAGAAGCGGAAAAACGAGGACTAGACAGCGATATTTTTGCGGATTTACTCATATGGGCGCTTCCGATTTCGATTCTTACGGCACGGGCCTATTATGTGATTTTTCAGTGGGACTATTATTCTCAATACCCTGAAAATATCATTAAAATTTGGAACGGTGGGTTAGCTATTCATGGGGCACTTATCGGTGCAGTTGTGACCACGATTGTCTTTGCTAGAGCGAAGCACGTTTCATTTTGGGAATTGATGGATATTGCGGCACCGTCCATTATTTTAGCGCAAGCGATCGGTCGCTGGGGCAATTTTATGAACCAAGAAGCGTATGGTGGAGAAGTAAGTCGCTCCTTTTTAGAAGGGCTATTTTTACCAGATTGGATCATCAATCAAATGTACATTAATGGAGCTTATCATCATCCAACGTTTTTATATGAATCGCTGTGGAACCTCGCTGGTTTTACCTTATTGTTATTTTTACGACGAGTGACCTTACGTCGTGGGGAAGTATTTTTAACATATATCATTTGGTATTCGATCGGCCGGTTTTATATTGAAGGCATGCGGACAGACAGTTTAATGTTGACCGATACGCTACGAATGGCACAAATCATTTCCATTGTGTTAGTTGTGAGTGCCATTGGTTTGATATGGTATCGTCGCTTTAAAGGGTATGCTGACCAACGTTATGCTGATAAAGAATAA
- a CDS encoding acyltransferase, whose translation MRKTDRYPVQGSNSLWQMYKTVSFWKVMKNFIVIQIARYTPFLPVKNWLYRTLLGMKVGKQTSFALMAMPDVMFPEKISVGSNCIIGYNTTILTHEYLINEYRLGEVRIGDEVLIGANSTILPGVTIGDGAIVSAGTLVHKDVPAGAFVGGNPMRIIYTKEEREQRDQIESSVKIMDHLRKSDF comes from the coding sequence ATGAGAAAAACGGATCGATATCCCGTCCAAGGTTCTAATTCGTTATGGCAAATGTATAAAACGGTTTCCTTTTGGAAAGTGATGAAAAATTTCATCGTCATTCAAATCGCTCGTTATACGCCTTTTTTACCGGTGAAAAACTGGCTGTATCGGACGCTTCTCGGAATGAAAGTTGGTAAACAAACATCGTTCGCTTTAATGGCGATGCCGGATGTAATGTTTCCAGAAAAAATATCGGTTGGTTCCAACTGCATCATCGGCTATAATACGACGATTCTCACTCATGAATATTTAATTAACGAATATCGACTGGGCGAGGTGCGAATCGGTGATGAAGTGTTAATCGGGGCCAATTCGACGATTTTACCTGGTGTGACCATTGGGGACGGTGCAATTGTGTCAGCAGGAACGCTTGTTCATAAAGACGTTCCAGCCGGTGCCTTCGTCGGCGGAAATCCGATGCGAATTATTTATACAAAAGAAGAACGGGAACAGCGGGATCAGATAGAAAGTTCAGTTAAAATAATGGACCACTTGCGGAAATCGGATTTTTAG
- a CDS encoding N-acetylmuramoyl-L-alanine amidase, with amino-acid sequence MKIMLDAGHGFDTPGKRSPNGMKEYEYNRAVANYAKQMLEDYENVTVYFAHSDEDDVPLQERTDRANALNVDCYISIHCNAFGNGDWNEVDGIETYVYITKPKEAYELATVIHKQLLAVTGRDDRGVKTANFHVLRETKMTAVLVECGFMTNRLEADLLKSDEYRKACAEGIVRGLADYYHLKKKPKLVPRILSTTSEKNRGLYRVQVGAFKYKENAEQLAQRLKEAGFDSYIYYED; translated from the coding sequence ATGAAAATTATGCTCGATGCTGGACATGGATTTGACACACCAGGGAAACGATCACCGAATGGAATGAAAGAATATGAATATAATCGAGCGGTTGCTAATTATGCTAAGCAAATGCTGGAAGACTACGAAAATGTGACCGTATATTTTGCACACTCAGACGAAGACGATGTCCCATTGCAAGAGCGGACGGACCGGGCCAACGCGTTAAATGTCGATTGTTATATTTCCATTCATTGCAATGCATTCGGAAACGGGGACTGGAACGAAGTCGACGGCATCGAAACGTACGTCTATATCACAAAACCAAAAGAAGCGTATGAACTGGCAACAGTTATTCATAAACAGCTTTTAGCCGTGACCGGTAGAGACGACCGAGGAGTGAAAACCGCGAATTTTCATGTGCTAAGGGAAACAAAGATGACCGCCGTTTTAGTTGAATGCGGGTTTATGACCAATCGTTTAGAAGCAGATTTGTTAAAATCGGATGAATATCGAAAAGCGTGTGCAGAAGGAATTGTACGAGGTCTAGCAGACTATTATCATCTAAAGAAAAAACCGAAACTAGTTCCAAGGATACTATCTACCACATCCGAAAAGAATAGAGGCTTATATCGCGTACAAGTAGGGGCATTTAAATACAAAGAAAATGCAGAACAATTAGCTCAAAGACTGAAAGAAGCCGGATTCGATTCGTATATCTACTATGAAGACTAG
- the uvrA gene encoding excinuclease ABC subunit UvrA, giving the protein MKDQIIVKGARAHNLKNIDVTIPRDKLVVLTGLSGSGKSSLAFDTIYAEGQRRYVESLSAYARQFLGQMDKPDIDAIEGLSPAISIDQKTTSRNPRSTVGTVTEIYDYLRLLFARVGHPICPNHGIEITSQTIEQMVDRILEYPERTKLQVLAPIVSGRKGTHAKTLEDIKKQGYVRVRVDGELRDISENIELEKNKKHSIEVVVDRIVVKDGMASRLADSLETALKLGEGKVIIDVIGEEELLFSEHHACPHCGFSIGELEPRMFSFNSPYGACPSCDGLGAKLEVDLDLVIPNWDLSLREHAIAPWEPSSSQYYPQLLESVCNHYGIDMDVPVKQIPKPLLDKVLYGSGSEKIYFRYENDFGQVRENYIEFEGVIPNIERRYRETTSDYIREQMEKYMAHQPCPTCKGHRLKKESLAVKIAGKHIGEVTAMSIEEADEFFANLQLSEKEMKIAHLILREIRERLGFLVNVGLEYLTLNRSAGTLSGGEAQRIRLATQIGSRLTGVLYILDEPSIGLHQRDNDRLIQTLKNMRDIGNTLIVVEHDEDTMLAADYLIDVGPGAGVHGGTIVSAGTPEEVMNDPNSLTGQYLSGKKFIPIPHERRTGDGRYIEIIGAKENNLKNVHVKFPLGTFIAVTGVSGSGKSTLINEILHKSLAQKLHGAKNKPGEHKEIKGVEHLDKVIDIDQSPIGRTPRSNPATYTGVFDDIREVFAQTNEAKMRGYKKGRFSFNVKGGRCEACRGDGIIKIEMHFLPDVYVPCEVCHGKRYNRETLEVTYKGKNIAEVLDMTVEDALVFFENIPKIKRKLQTIADVGLGYMKLGQPATTLSGGEAQRVKLASELHRRSTGRSLYILDEPTTGLHVDDISRLLNVLQRLVENGDTVLVIEHNLDVIKAADYIIDLGPEGGDKGGTIVATGTPEEVAEHPKSYTGRYLKPILERDKHRMKQRLKEQEQVTTSL; this is encoded by the coding sequence GTGAAAGATCAAATCATCGTAAAAGGTGCAAGAGCTCACAATTTAAAAAATATCGATGTAACGATTCCGAGAGACAAACTAGTCGTGTTAACCGGTCTCTCTGGTTCAGGGAAATCTTCATTAGCGTTTGATACCATTTATGCAGAAGGACAAAGAAGGTACGTCGAATCGCTTTCGGCGTACGCAAGACAATTTTTAGGCCAAATGGATAAACCGGACATCGATGCCATTGAAGGGTTGTCCCCAGCCATTTCTATCGACCAGAAAACGACGAGCCGTAACCCACGTTCGACGGTTGGGACAGTAACGGAAATTTACGATTATTTACGCTTGTTATTCGCACGGGTTGGTCACCCAATTTGTCCGAACCATGGCATTGAAATTACATCCCAAACGATTGAGCAAATGGTGGACCGTATTTTAGAATATCCTGAGCGGACCAAATTACAAGTGCTAGCACCGATTGTGTCAGGAAGAAAAGGGACCCATGCAAAAACGTTAGAGGACATTAAAAAGCAAGGATACGTCCGTGTCCGTGTCGATGGTGAATTGCGGGATATAAGTGAAAATATTGAGCTAGAGAAAAATAAAAAGCACTCAATCGAAGTAGTCGTCGACCGGATTGTGGTCAAAGATGGAATGGCCTCTCGTTTAGCGGATTCATTAGAAACCGCTTTAAAATTAGGCGAAGGAAAAGTCATTATCGATGTGATTGGAGAAGAAGAACTTTTATTTAGCGAACATCATGCGTGTCCGCATTGTGGTTTTTCTATCGGCGAATTAGAGCCCCGGATGTTTTCCTTTAACAGTCCGTATGGGGCTTGTCCGAGCTGTGACGGCTTAGGGGCGAAGTTAGAGGTCGATCTTGATTTAGTCATTCCGAATTGGGATTTGTCGTTACGCGAGCATGCCATTGCTCCGTGGGAACCGTCTAGCTCACAATATTATCCGCAACTACTTGAATCGGTTTGTAACCATTATGGGATCGACATGGATGTGCCAGTCAAACAAATCCCTAAACCATTGCTCGATAAAGTATTGTACGGATCTGGTTCGGAAAAAATTTATTTCCGTTACGAAAATGACTTTGGTCAAGTTCGTGAAAACTACATTGAATTTGAAGGGGTTATTCCAAACATTGAACGGCGTTATCGTGAAACGACGTCCGACTATATTCGCGAGCAAATGGAAAAATACATGGCCCACCAGCCGTGTCCAACATGTAAAGGGCATCGTTTGAAAAAAGAGAGCTTAGCTGTCAAAATTGCCGGTAAACATATCGGTGAAGTGACCGCGATGTCCATTGAAGAAGCAGACGAATTTTTTGCCAATCTCCAGTTATCTGAAAAAGAGATGAAAATTGCGCATTTAATTTTACGTGAAATTCGGGAACGACTCGGATTTTTAGTGAACGTGGGCTTAGAATACTTAACGTTAAATCGTTCGGCTGGAACGTTATCCGGCGGGGAAGCCCAGCGTATTCGCTTAGCGACCCAAATTGGTTCTCGGTTAACAGGGGTTCTGTATATTCTTGACGAACCGTCGATTGGTCTTCATCAACGTGACAACGACCGACTCATTCAAACACTGAAAAATATGCGCGATATCGGAAATACGTTAATTGTCGTTGAACATGATGAAGATACGATGCTGGCGGCCGACTATTTAATCGATGTCGGACCAGGAGCAGGAGTCCATGGCGGTACGATTGTGTCAGCCGGAACCCCTGAAGAAGTGATGAACGATCCGAACTCGCTAACTGGTCAGTATTTGTCAGGGAAAAAGTTTATCCCAATTCCACACGAACGGCGCACCGGTGATGGACGATATATTGAGATTATTGGGGCAAAAGAAAATAACTTAAAAAATGTTCATGTGAAGTTTCCATTAGGGACGTTCATTGCAGTCACTGGTGTATCGGGTTCTGGAAAAAGTACGCTCATTAACGAAATTCTCCACAAGTCGCTCGCACAAAAATTGCATGGAGCGAAAAATAAGCCAGGGGAACATAAAGAAATTAAAGGTGTAGAACATCTCGACAAAGTGATTGATATCGACCAATCCCCAATTGGACGCACACCGCGATCCAATCCAGCTACTTATACCGGTGTGTTTGACGATATTCGAGAAGTGTTCGCCCAAACGAATGAAGCGAAAATGCGCGGGTATAAAAAGGGTCGCTTCAGCTTTAACGTAAAAGGTGGTCGCTGTGAAGCGTGCCGCGGTGACGGTATTATTAAAATCGAAATGCACTTTTTACCGGACGTCTATGTCCCGTGCGAAGTGTGCCACGGGAAACGCTATAACCGTGAAACGTTGGAAGTAACGTATAAAGGGAAAAACATTGCGGAAGTGTTAGATATGACTGTCGAAGACGCCCTCGTATTTTTTGAGAATATCCCGAAAATTAAGCGGAAATTACAAACGATTGCGGATGTCGGCTTAGGCTACATGAAACTCGGACAACCGGCGACGACGTTATCGGGCGGAGAAGCACAACGGGTCAAATTAGCTTCGGAACTACATCGCCGTTCCACTGGACGTTCGTTGTACATTTTAGACGAGCCAACAACTGGTCTGCATGTCGATGACATTTCTCGCTTACTGAACGTCTTACAACGGCTAGTTGAAAACGGCGACACCGTCCTTGTAATCGAACATAACTTAGACGTTATCAAAGCTGCGGACTATATTATTGACTTAGGTCCAGAAGGTGGCGATAAAGGTGGAACAATCGTTGCCACAGGAACGCCGGAAGAAGTGGCCGAACACCCGAAATCCTACACGGGTCGCTACTTAAAACCGATTTTAGAACGGGACAAACATCGTATGAAACAACGTTTAAAAGAACAAGAACAAGTGACAACCTCGTTATAA
- a CDS encoding DUF1232 domain-containing protein, with protein MKETEEMKRELEKKGEHYSEEKLWQKLKKYGKKAGVSAVYSVLLLYYTLQKPNVPPKAKAIIIGALGYFIFPIDLIPDLSPGVGFTDDLGALGVALLQVAMYIDDDVKQKAQKKLADWFGKDVDLSYVEAKINGRD; from the coding sequence ATGAAAGAAACGGAAGAAATGAAACGGGAGTTAGAGAAAAAAGGTGAACATTACTCGGAAGAAAAACTGTGGCAAAAGTTAAAAAAGTATGGAAAAAAAGCTGGGGTTTCGGCCGTTTACTCGGTACTCCTTCTTTATTACACCCTTCAAAAGCCGAACGTTCCTCCAAAAGCAAAAGCGATCATCATCGGGGCACTCGGATACTTTATTTTTCCAATTGATTTAATTCCTGATCTATCACCAGGAGTCGGCTTTACGGATGATTTAGGTGCGTTAGGTGTCGCCTTACTCCAAGTGGCCATGTACATTGATGACGACGTCAAACAGAAAGCGCAGAAAAAATTAGCCGATTGGTTCGGTAAAGACGTTGACTTATCTTACGTGGAAGCAAAAATAAACGGAAGGGACTGA
- a CDS encoding DUF4870 domain-containing protein codes for METNKILSSLCYFSIFFAGFIFPIVVYFVTNNPETKRHAKSAFLSHLIPFIGIVFIIMGLILDIGIFTSGSGIPFFFILSFVVYGILVAIVIMWNVIKGIKVLMN; via the coding sequence ATGGAAACGAATAAAATATTATCATCACTTTGTTATTTTAGTATTTTCTTTGCGGGATTTATTTTTCCGATCGTTGTTTATTTTGTGACGAATAATCCAGAAACGAAACGGCATGCGAAGTCGGCATTTTTGTCCCATTTAATTCCTTTTATCGGGATCGTGTTCATTATTATGGGGCTTATTTTAGACATTGGGATTTTTACATCGGGTAGTGGTATTCCATTCTTCTTCATTTTATCGTTTGTCGTATACGGTATTTTGGTTGCTATTGTCATTATGTGGAATGTGATTAAAGGAATTAAAGTGTTAATGAATTAA
- a CDS encoding ATP phosphoribosyltransferase: MSWLTIAMPKGRIFEEAVQMLRLTGFQLPSDFEDSRKLIIDGEEEKFRFILAKPMDVPTYVEQGVADIGIAGKDVLLEEQRNVYELLDLQISPCYLAVAGLPSQAVNEKVATKYPHIASSYFRKKGEQVDIIPLRGSIELAPLVGLADRIVDIVSTGRTLKENGLVEYDRIIEVTSRLIANPVQFRLKYDQIQYIVQKLTPITKKIGAVSR, from the coding sequence ATGAGCTGGTTAACGATAGCGATGCCAAAAGGTCGAATTTTTGAAGAAGCCGTCCAAATGCTTCGGCTAACTGGTTTTCAACTGCCAAGCGATTTTGAGGATTCGAGGAAATTGATTATCGATGGGGAAGAAGAAAAATTCCGATTTATTTTAGCCAAACCGATGGATGTCCCGACATATGTGGAGCAAGGGGTGGCCGACATCGGAATTGCCGGGAAAGATGTTTTGTTAGAGGAACAGCGGAATGTTTATGAATTGCTGGATCTCCAAATTAGTCCGTGTTACTTAGCGGTAGCGGGGTTACCGAGTCAAGCAGTGAATGAAAAGGTCGCCACGAAGTATCCACACATCGCTTCATCCTATTTCCGGAAAAAGGGAGAGCAAGTGGACATTATTCCGCTCCGAGGGTCCATTGAGCTTGCTCCGTTAGTCGGATTAGCGGACCGGATTGTCGATATTGTATCCACTGGTCGGACGTTAAAAGAAAACGGGCTGGTCGAATACGATCGTATCATTGAAGTAACATCCCGACTGATTGCCAATCCTGTTCAATTTCGTTTGAAATATGATCAAATTCAATACATTGTCCAAAAGTTAACACCGATTACGAAAAAGATAGGAGCGGTTTCACGATGA